One Globicephala melas chromosome 4, mGloMel1.2, whole genome shotgun sequence genomic window carries:
- the C4H21orf140 gene encoding uncharacterized protein C21orf140 homolog — protein sequence MPHFAKPLLRNIIIRNLFNSMKRKQCLQYLKTLRTLQYDGFTTVYLGETYIPESLVTGEDFSDGYSMPTPTWCIVHAGGSQGWMPWKYRMFLRDELCIKQEDSLFSEFCDVAKKTYGKCTIVVKDRRQQDEMKPNEDTESEAQVHVPSVLNLTNITCCPQVAKSYGHELLSLPSAYSYLNPLDSAWSSLKWFIINYRKEFCLQSTDGVYSYKYILFSDLISKGIERMNPSKWRTLTNKVQRWENYYLGKFSEVRFL from the coding sequence CTCTTTTAAGAAACATTATTATCAGAAATCTATTCAACAGCATGAAGAGGAAGCAATGTCTCCAGTATTTGAAAACCCTGAGAACACTGCAATATGATGGGTTTACAACTGTATATTTGGGGGAAACTTATATCCCTGAGAGTCTTGTAACAGGGGAAGATTTTAGTGATGGCTATTCCATGCCAACTCCAACTTGGTGTATTGTGCATGCTGGTGGTAGTCAAGGATGGATGCCTTGGAAATATCGGATGTTCCTAAGGGATGAGTTATGCATCAAAcaagaagacagcctcttctctgagttctgtgatgTGGCAAAGAAGACCTACGGGAAGTGCACCATTGTGGTCAAAGACAGAAGGCAGCAGGATGAGATGAAGCCAAACGAAGACACAGAATCCGAGGCCCAGGTCCATGTCCCATCAGTCCTTAACTTAACGAACATCACATGTTGTCCACAGGTGGCCAAGTCCTATGGCCATGAACTACTCTCTCTGCCTTCCGCTTACAGTTATCTGAACCCTCTAGACTCAGCCTGGTCTTCTCTGAAATGGTTTATCATCAATTACAGAAAGGAGTTTTGTTTGCAGTCCACTGATGGTGTCTATTCTTACAAGTATATACTCTTCAGTGATTTAATTAGCAAAGGGATTGAAAGGATGAACCCAAGCAAATGGAGAACACTAACTAACAAAGTACAAAGATGGGAAAACTACTATCTTGGTAAATTTTCTGAAGTGCGATTCCTCTAA
- the SMIM11 gene encoding small integral membrane protein 11 — MNWKVLEHVPLLLYILAAKTLILCLAFAGAKVYQRKKLEAKRQKLEAEKKKQSEKKDN, encoded by the exons ATGAACTGGAAG gTTCTTGAACACGTGCCCCTGCTGCTGTATATCTTGGCAGCGAAAACATTAATTCTCTGCCTGGCGTTTGCCGGAGCCAAAGtataccaaaggaaaaaattggAAGCAAAACGGCAAAAACTGGAAGCTGAAAAGAagaagcagtcagagaagaaggaTAACTAA
- the KCNE2 gene encoding potassium voltage-gated channel subfamily E member 2 yields the protein MPTPSNLTQTLEYVFKRIFVTYMDNWRRNTTAAQQALQAKVDAENFYYVILYLMVMIGMFSFIIVAILVSTVKSKRREHSNDPYHQYIVEDWQDKYKSQIVNLGESRATIHENTGAAGLRMSP from the coding sequence ATGCCTACTCCATCCAATCTGACACAGACACTGGAATATGTCTTCAAAAGGATTTTTGTGACTTATATGGACAACTGGCGCAGGAACACAACAGCTGCGCAACAGGCCCTGCAAGCCAAGGTCGATGCTGAGAACTTCTACTATGTCATCTTGTACCTTATGGTTATGATCGGAATGTTCTCTTTCATCATTGTAGCCATCCTGGTGAGCACCGTGAAATCCAAGAGACGAGAACACTCCAATGACCCGTACCACCAGTACATTGTGGAGGACTGGCAAGACAAGTACAAAAGTCAAATTGTGAACCTGGGAGAATCAAGGGCCACCATCCACGAGAACACTGGTGCAGCGGGGCTCAGAATGTCTCCTTAA